A region of Etheostoma cragini isolate CJK2018 chromosome 24, CSU_Ecrag_1.0, whole genome shotgun sequence DNA encodes the following proteins:
- the si:ch211-246m6.4 gene encoding transcription factor 15 translates to MKSAGPDGFFPSDPDDLDSGGGGSDSSYGKSTGEGSPRGEAGGGEAGGGGSRAAAPRRRKRRRRSSDGDADPGTAGVSKQRQAANARERDRTHSVNTAFTALRTLIPTEPADRKLSKIETLRLASSYISHLANVLLLGEAADGQPCLGYPSERRGAPGPALRPICTFCLSNQRRLLRDGGKHSAAV, encoded by the exons ATGAAGTCCGCAGGACCCGACGGCTTCTTCCCGTCTGACCCGGACGACCTGGacagcggcggcggcggcagcgACAGCTCCTACGGGAAGTCCACCGGCGAGGGCAGCCCTCGCGGAGAAGCAGGCGGCGGCGAAGCAGGCGGCGGCGGTTCCCGCGCCGCAGCGCCCCGGCGGAGGAAACGGCGGAGACGCAGCAGCGACGGGGACGCGGACCCGGGAACCGCGGGCGTGAGCAAACAGAGGCAGGCGGCGAACGCGCGCGAGCGGGACAGAACGCACAGCGTGAACACGGCGTTTACGGCGCTGCGCACGCTCATCCCCACCGAGCCCGCGGACCGGAAGCTCTCCAAGATAGAGACGCTGCGCCTGGCCTCCAGCTACATCTCGCACCTGGCCAACGTGCTGCTGCTCGGGGAGGCGGCGGACGGACAGCCCTGCCTCGGCTACCCGAGCGAGCGGCGCGGCGCCCCGGGTCCCGCGCTGCGGCCCATCTGCACCTTCTGCCTCAGCAACCAGAGGAGACTG ctcCGAGACGGAGGGAAACACTCGGCCGCTGTGTGA
- the bzw1a gene encoding basic leucine zipper and W2 domain-containing protein 1-A: MSNQKQQKPTLTGQRFKTRKRDEKERFDPTQFQESIVQGLNQTGSDLEAVAKFLDASGAKLDYRRYAETLFDILVAGGMLAPGGTLSDDLTRTEFCLFTAQEDLETMQAYAQVFNKLIRRYKYLEKGFEEEIKKLLLFLKGFTESERNKLAMLTGILLANGNISASILNSLYNENLVKEGVSAAFAVKLFKSWINEKDINSVAGSLRKVGMDNRLMELFPANKRSCEHFSKYFTDAGLKELSDFARNQQSIGARKELQKELQEQMARGDPQKEIIAFTKEEMKKSNLSEQAMINIIWTSVMSCVEWNKKEELVTEQAIKHLKQYSLLLKAFTSQGLSELSLLLKIQEYCYDNIHFMKAFQKIVVLLYKADVLSEEAILKWYTDAHVAKGKSVFLEQMKKFVEWLKNAEEESESEEEETD, from the exons ATGAGTAATCAAAAGCAGCAAAAGCCGACGCTAACTGGCCAGCGGTTTAAGACGAGGAAAAGAG ATGAAAAGGAGAGATTTGACCCTACTCAGTTTCAAGAAAGTATCGTACAAGGCTTGAATCAAACTGGCTCTGATTTGGAAGCGGTCGCGAAATTCCTTGATGCCTCTGGCGCCAAGCTTGACTACCGTCGCTATGCAGAGACTCTCTTTGACATCCTGGTGGCTGGCGGGATGCTGG CCCCGGGCGGGACTCTATCCGACGACCTGACCCGCACGGAGTTCTGCCTCTTCACGGCACAAGAAGACCTGGAAACAATGCAAGCATACGCTCAG gtttttaacAAGCTGATTAGGCGTTACAAGTACCTGGAGAAGGGTTTCGAAGAGGAGATCAAGAAG TTGCTGCTGTTTCTTAAAGGGTTCACTGAGTCGGAGCGCAACAAACTGGCCATGCTGACGGGCATCCTGCTGGCCAACGGCAACATATCAGCCTCCATCCTTAACAGCCTCTACAACGAGAACCTCGTCAAAGAGG GAGTGTCTGCAGCCTTCGCTGTCAAGCTGTTCAAGTCATGGATCAATGAGAAGGACATCAACTCTGTTGCTGGCAGTCTCCGCAAAGTCGGCATGGACAACAGGCTCATG GAACTCTTTCCTGCCAACAAACGGAGCTGCGAGCATTTTTCTAAGTACTTCACCGACGCCGGGCTTAAGGAGTTGTCCGACTTCGCCCGCAACCAGCAATCCATCGGCGCCCGCAAGGAGCTGCAGAAGGAGCTGCAGGAGCAGATGGCCCGCGGCGACCCTCAGAAGGAG ATTATCGCCTTCACCaaagaggagatgaagaagTCCAACCTGTCGGAGCAGGCCATGATCAACATCATCTGGACCAGCGTGATGAGCTGCGTGGAGTGGAACAAGAAGGAAGAGCTGGTGACCGAACAAGCCATCAAACACTTGAAG CAATACAGCCTCCTGCTGAAAGCCTTCACCTCCCAGGGTCTGTCCGAGCTCAGCCTGCTGCTGAAGATCCAGGAGTACTGCTACGACAACATCCACTTCATGAAGGCCTTCCAGAAGATCGTGGTGCTCCTCTACAAAG CGGATGTTCTGAGTGAAGAGGCCATACTGAAGTGGTACACCGACGCCCACGTTGCCAAGGGGAAGAGCGTGTTCCTCGAGCAGATGAAAAAATTTGTGGAGTGGCTGAAGAATGCAGAGGAAG AATCGGAGTCGGAGGAAGAAGAGACTGACTAA
- the aox6 gene encoding aldehyde oxidase 6 isoform X1 → MVSRYQPATKTITHYSANACLLPLCQLHGAAVTTVEGVGSTRTRIHPVQERLAKAHGSQCGFCSPGMVMSVYTLLRNRPRPTMDDITLALQGNLCRCTGYRPIVDGCRTFCQEADCCQANGAGGCCRDGEEALEETRHEKPELFDKREFLPLDPTQELIFPPELILAAETATPQTLTFRGERIMWVSPASLEELVQLKARNPEAPLVMGNTNIGPDIKFKGIVHPLIISPTRVLDLFAVTQTPHGVWVGAGCSLTEVRSLLEKLLPQFPEEKTELFRALSQQLGNVGSLQIRNVASLGGNIMSAYPNSDLNPVLAAGNCKVSVVSSGGRREVPLNQDFFVSFGKTSLKPEEIVVSVFIPFSRKGEIVRAYRQAPRKESSFSTVTTGMRVFFSEGSRVVQDISIYYGGMGPTTVSAPQTCTAIATRPWDDETLRRAYDVLLEELVLPPSALGGKVEFRRSLTLSFLFKFNLDVLQRLREMKVIPEGLPETMQIQPLPREIQPGLQEFQYVPKDQKDQDPVGRPIMHRSAISQATGEAVYCDDIPRTDGELFLALVTSSRAHANITGLDVSETLLLPGVVDVITAKDVPGQKSRKMFGYEEALLAETEVSCVGQMICAVVADTRAHARRGAAAVKIGYEDLPEPLFTVEEASEKSSFFEPRRVIERGNVAQAFLTVDHVHEGEFRMGGQEHFYMETQSMLVVPVGEEKEFNAYVSTQWPTGTQDAIAEALGIPSNRVTCHVKRIGGAFGGKVVKTATLACITAVAAWKTNRAVRCVLERGEDMLISGARHPVLGKYKVGFMNDGRIMAADMQYYTNAGNTVDESPLVVEKILLHIDNAYNIPNLRGRGAACRTNLPSNTAFRGFGVPQSIMVVENMLNDVAMVLGRPADQIREINMYQGPSVTHYGMEFSPENLRRCWDQCKEKSDYAARRRAAERFNQDNRWKKRGTAIVPIKYGIAFAESFLNQAAALVHVYKDGSVLVSHGGTEMGQGLHTKMQQVASRELGVPPSKIYISETSTNTVPNTCPSAASYGTDANGMAVQNACQTLYQRLEPIRQKNPKGSWESWVKAAFFDKISLSATGFYRGPDLYMDWDKMAGRPYAYFTFGACFCEVELDCLTGDYRAVRTDIMMDIGRSVNPSMDIGQIEGAFLQGLGLYTLEELKFSPSGFLYTRGPSQYKIPAVCDVPLRFNVYLLPDSHNPHAIYSSKGIGEPALFLGSSVFFAIKDAVAAARSESALAGPFPLDSPATPERTCLACASPFTQKIPVSTPGSFKPWALNI, encoded by the exons ATGGTGTCGCGCTACCAGCCCGCCACCAAGACCATCAC ACACTACTCGGCCAACGCCTGCCTGCTGCCGCTGTGCCAGCTGCACGGGGCCGCCGTCACCACGGTGGAGGGCGTGGGCAGCACCCGGACCAGGATCCACCCGGTGCAG gagcGGCTGGCCAAGGCTCACGGCTCCCAGTGCGGCTTCTGCTCCCCGGGGATGGTGATGTCCGTCTACACGCTGCTGAGGAACCGGCCCCGGCCCACCATGGACGACATCACGCTCGCCCTGCAGG GTAATCTGTGTCGCTGTACTGGGTACCGACCCATCGTTGACGGCTGCAGGACCTTCTGTCAG GAAGCTGACTGTTGCCAAGCCAACGGAGCCGGAGGCTGCTGCCGCGACGGAGAGGAAGCTCTCGAGGAAACCCGGCAT GAAAAGCCTGAGTTGTTTGATAAGAGAGAGTTTCTGCCACTGGACCCGACACAGGAGCTCATCTTCCCCCCCGAACTAATC CTGGCGGCTGAGACGGCGACCCCCCAGACCCTGACCTTCCGCGGGGAGAGGATTATGTGGGTGTCCCCCGCCTCTCTGGAGGAGCTGGTCCAGCTCAAGGCCAGGAACCCCGAAGCTCCGCTGGTGATGGGAAACACCAACATAG GTCCAGATATAAAGTTCAAAGGCATCGTGCATCCGCTGATCATATCTCCGACCCGAGTTCTGGATCTGTTTGCCGTCACTCAGACGCCACACG GGGTCTGGGTGGGAGCGGGCTGCAGTCTCACCGAGGTCCGGTCCCTTTTGGAGAAGCTGCTGCCCCAGTTTCCCGAGGAGAAGACCGAACTGTTCCGAGCCCTGAGCCAACAGCTGGGGAACGTGGGAAGCCTGCAGATCCGGAACGTTGCC TCTCTTGGGGGCAACATCATGAGTGCGTACCCCAACTCGGACCTGAACCCCGTCTTGGCTGCTGGGAACTGCAAAGTCAGCGTCGTGTCAAGCG GAGGAAGACGGGAGGTTCCTCTGAACCAAGACTTCTTTGTGAGCTTTGGAAAAACCAGCCTGAAGCCGGAGGAGATCGTTGTGTCTGTCTTCATTCCCTTCTCCAGAAAG GGGGAGATAGTCCGAGCTTACCGCCAGGCTCCGAGGAAGGAGAGCTCCTTCTCCACGGTGACCACCGGGATGAGAGTGTTTTTCTCGGAGGGCTCCCGCGTGGTCCAGGACATCAGTATTTACTACGGAGGAATGGGACCAACCACCGTCAGCGCCCCCCAGACCTGCACCGCCATCGCCACACG GCCCTGGGACGACGAGACCCTCCGCCGGGCCTACGACGTCCTCCTGGAGGAGTTGGTCCTCCCTCCATCGGCCCTGGGAGGAAAGGTGGAGTTTCGTCGCTCCCTGACCCTCAGCTTCCTCTTTAAATTTAACCTGGACGTCCTGCAGAGACTCAGAGAAATG AAGGTGATCCCAGAGGGGCTCCCTGAGACCATGCAGATCCAGCCGTTACCCAGAGAGATCCAACCCGGCCTGCAGGAGTTCCAG TATGTACCAAAGGACCAGAAGGACCAGGACCCGGTGGGGCGTCCCATCATGCATCGCTCTGCCATCAGCCAGGCCACAGGGGAGGCCGTGTACTGTGACGACATCCCCCGGACAGACGGAGAGCTCTTCCTGGCTCTGGTTACAAGCTCTCGGGCGCACGCCAACATCAC GGGGCTGGATGTGAGCGAGACTCTGCTGCTTCCCGGGGTCGTCGACGTCATCACGGCCAAAGATGTCCCCGGGCAGAAAAGTCGCAAAATGTTCGGTTACGAAGAGGCGCTGCTCGCCGAGACCGAG GTGTCGTGCGTCGGCCAGATGATATGTGCGGTGGTCGCTGACACGAGGGCGCACGCCAGACGAGGAGCAGCCGCCGTGAAGATCGGCTACGAAGACCTGCCGGAGCCGCTGTTCACCGTAGAG GAAGCCAGCGAGAAGTCGTCCTTCTTTGAGCCTCGGAGGGTGATCGAGAGAGGAAATGTGGCCCAAGCCTTTCTAACTGTGGATCACGTTCATGAAG GAGAGTTTCGAATGGGCGGTCAGGAGCATTTCTACATGgagacccagagcatgctggtaGTTCCTGTCGGCGAGGAGAAGGAGTTCAACGCTTACGTCTCCACCCAGTGGCCGACGGGAACTCAG GATGCAATTGCCGAGGCGTTGGGCATCCCGTCCAACAGAGTCACCTGTCACGTCAAAAGAATAGGCGGAGCTTTTGGCGGGAAAGTGGTTAAAACGGCGACGCTGGCTTGTATTACCGCTGTGGCTGCGTGGAA GACCAATCGCGCGGTCCGCTGTGTCTTGGAGCGAGGAGAGGACATGTTAATCAGCGGAGCCCGTCACCCCGTCCTGGGAAAATACAAG GTGGGTTTCATGAATGATGGAAGGATCATGGCTGCAGACATGCAGTACTACACCAACGCTGGCAACACTGTGGATGAATCTCCTCTG GTGGTGGAGAAGATTCTGCTCCACATCGACAACGCCTACAACATCCCCAACCTGCGAGGCCGCGGCGCCGCCTGCCGGACCAACCTGCCCTCCAACACCGCCTTCAGGGGCTTCGGCGTGCCCCAGAGCATCATGGTCGTGGAGAACATGCTCAACGACGTTGCCATGGTGCTGGGACGCCCCGCAGACCAG ATCCGGGAGATCAACATGTACCAGGGTCCGTCCGTCACCCACTACGGGATGGAGTTCAGCCCGGAGAACCTGCGGCGCTGCTGGGACCAGTGTAAGGAAAAGAGCGACTACGCCGCGCGCCGCCGAGCCGCCGAGCGGTTCAACCAGGACAACCGCTGGAAGAAGAGAGGGACGGCCATCGTACCCATCAAGTACGGGATCGCATTCGCAGAGAGCTTCTTGAACCAG gCTGCAGCTCTGGTCCACGTCTACAAGGACGGCTCCGTTCTGGTCTCTCACGGCGGGACGGAGATGGGACAGGGGCTCCACACCAAAATGCAACAG GTGGCGAGTCGGGAGCTTGGTGTCCCCCCCTCTAAGATCTACATCAGCGAGACCAGCACCAACACGGTTCCCAACACCTGCCCGTCGGCCGCCTCCTACGGCACCGACGCCAACGGCATGGCGGTCCAG AACGCCTGCCAGACTCTGTACCAGCGACTGGAGCCAATCAGGCAGAAGAACCCCAAAGGATCATGGGAGAGTTGG GTCAAAGCAGCATTTTTTGACAAAATCAGTCTATCAGCAACTGGATTCTACAG AGGCCCGGACCTTTACATGGACTGGGACAAGATGGCGGGGCGGCCCTACGCGTACTTCACCTTCGGAGCATGTTTCTGCGAGGTGGAGCTGGACTGCCTCACAGGAGACTACAGG GCGGTGAGGACGGACATCATGATGGACATCGGTAGGAGTGTGAACCCCTCCATGGACATCGGCCAG ATTGAGGGAGCGTTCCTGCAGGGTTTGGGTCTCTACACTCTGGAGGAGTTGAAGTTTTCCCCCTCCGGGTTCCTGTACACTCGCGGCCCGTCTCAGTATAAGATCCCCGCGGTCTGCGACGTGCCGCTTCGCTTCAACGTCTATCTGCTGCCGGACTCCCACAACCCCCACGCCATCTACTCCTCAAAG GGTATTGGAGAACCCGCCCTCTTCCTGGGCAGTTCCGTGTTCTTCGCCATCAAAGACGCCGTGGCGGCAGCCCGCTCCGAGTCCGCTTTAGCGGGCCCGTTTCCCCTGGACAGCCCTGCGACACCAGAGAGGACCTGTCTGGCCTGTGCCTCCCCGTTCACTCAGAAG ATTCCAGTCAGCACACCGGGATCTTTCAAACCGTGGGCCTTAAACATCTAG
- the aox6 gene encoding aldehyde oxidase 6 isoform X2, giving the protein MWVSPASLEELVQLKARNPEAPLVMGNTNIGPDIKFKGIVHPLIISPTRVLDLFAVTQTPHGVWVGAGCSLTEVRSLLEKLLPQFPEEKTELFRALSQQLGNVGSLQIRNVASLGGNIMSAYPNSDLNPVLAAGNCKVSVVSSGGRREVPLNQDFFVSFGKTSLKPEEIVVSVFIPFSRKGEIVRAYRQAPRKESSFSTVTTGMRVFFSEGSRVVQDISIYYGGMGPTTVSAPQTCTAIATRPWDDETLRRAYDVLLEELVLPPSALGGKVEFRRSLTLSFLFKFNLDVLQRLREMKVIPEGLPETMQIQPLPREIQPGLQEFQYVPKDQKDQDPVGRPIMHRSAISQATGEAVYCDDIPRTDGELFLALVTSSRAHANITGLDVSETLLLPGVVDVITAKDVPGQKSRKMFGYEEALLAETEVSCVGQMICAVVADTRAHARRGAAAVKIGYEDLPEPLFTVEEASEKSSFFEPRRVIERGNVAQAFLTVDHVHEGEFRMGGQEHFYMETQSMLVVPVGEEKEFNAYVSTQWPTGTQDAIAEALGIPSNRVTCHVKRIGGAFGGKVVKTATLACITAVAAWKTNRAVRCVLERGEDMLISGARHPVLGKYKVGFMNDGRIMAADMQYYTNAGNTVDESPLVVEKILLHIDNAYNIPNLRGRGAACRTNLPSNTAFRGFGVPQSIMVVENMLNDVAMVLGRPADQIREINMYQGPSVTHYGMEFSPENLRRCWDQCKEKSDYAARRRAAERFNQDNRWKKRGTAIVPIKYGIAFAESFLNQAAALVHVYKDGSVLVSHGGTEMGQGLHTKMQQVASRELGVPPSKIYISETSTNTVPNTCPSAASYGTDANGMAVQNACQTLYQRLEPIRQKNPKGSWESWVKAAFFDKISLSATGFYRGPDLYMDWDKMAGRPYAYFTFGACFCEVELDCLTGDYRAVRTDIMMDIGRSVNPSMDIGQIEGAFLQGLGLYTLEELKFSPSGFLYTRGPSQYKIPAVCDVPLRFNVYLLPDSHNPHAIYSSKGIGEPALFLGSSVFFAIKDAVAAARSESALAGPFPLDSPATPERTCLACASPFTQKIPVSTPGSFKPWALNI; this is encoded by the exons ATGTGGGTGTCCCCCGCCTCTCTGGAGGAGCTGGTCCAGCTCAAGGCCAGGAACCCCGAAGCTCCGCTGGTGATGGGAAACACCAACATAG GTCCAGATATAAAGTTCAAAGGCATCGTGCATCCGCTGATCATATCTCCGACCCGAGTTCTGGATCTGTTTGCCGTCACTCAGACGCCACACG GGGTCTGGGTGGGAGCGGGCTGCAGTCTCACCGAGGTCCGGTCCCTTTTGGAGAAGCTGCTGCCCCAGTTTCCCGAGGAGAAGACCGAACTGTTCCGAGCCCTGAGCCAACAGCTGGGGAACGTGGGAAGCCTGCAGATCCGGAACGTTGCC TCTCTTGGGGGCAACATCATGAGTGCGTACCCCAACTCGGACCTGAACCCCGTCTTGGCTGCTGGGAACTGCAAAGTCAGCGTCGTGTCAAGCG GAGGAAGACGGGAGGTTCCTCTGAACCAAGACTTCTTTGTGAGCTTTGGAAAAACCAGCCTGAAGCCGGAGGAGATCGTTGTGTCTGTCTTCATTCCCTTCTCCAGAAAG GGGGAGATAGTCCGAGCTTACCGCCAGGCTCCGAGGAAGGAGAGCTCCTTCTCCACGGTGACCACCGGGATGAGAGTGTTTTTCTCGGAGGGCTCCCGCGTGGTCCAGGACATCAGTATTTACTACGGAGGAATGGGACCAACCACCGTCAGCGCCCCCCAGACCTGCACCGCCATCGCCACACG GCCCTGGGACGACGAGACCCTCCGCCGGGCCTACGACGTCCTCCTGGAGGAGTTGGTCCTCCCTCCATCGGCCCTGGGAGGAAAGGTGGAGTTTCGTCGCTCCCTGACCCTCAGCTTCCTCTTTAAATTTAACCTGGACGTCCTGCAGAGACTCAGAGAAATG AAGGTGATCCCAGAGGGGCTCCCTGAGACCATGCAGATCCAGCCGTTACCCAGAGAGATCCAACCCGGCCTGCAGGAGTTCCAG TATGTACCAAAGGACCAGAAGGACCAGGACCCGGTGGGGCGTCCCATCATGCATCGCTCTGCCATCAGCCAGGCCACAGGGGAGGCCGTGTACTGTGACGACATCCCCCGGACAGACGGAGAGCTCTTCCTGGCTCTGGTTACAAGCTCTCGGGCGCACGCCAACATCAC GGGGCTGGATGTGAGCGAGACTCTGCTGCTTCCCGGGGTCGTCGACGTCATCACGGCCAAAGATGTCCCCGGGCAGAAAAGTCGCAAAATGTTCGGTTACGAAGAGGCGCTGCTCGCCGAGACCGAG GTGTCGTGCGTCGGCCAGATGATATGTGCGGTGGTCGCTGACACGAGGGCGCACGCCAGACGAGGAGCAGCCGCCGTGAAGATCGGCTACGAAGACCTGCCGGAGCCGCTGTTCACCGTAGAG GAAGCCAGCGAGAAGTCGTCCTTCTTTGAGCCTCGGAGGGTGATCGAGAGAGGAAATGTGGCCCAAGCCTTTCTAACTGTGGATCACGTTCATGAAG GAGAGTTTCGAATGGGCGGTCAGGAGCATTTCTACATGgagacccagagcatgctggtaGTTCCTGTCGGCGAGGAGAAGGAGTTCAACGCTTACGTCTCCACCCAGTGGCCGACGGGAACTCAG GATGCAATTGCCGAGGCGTTGGGCATCCCGTCCAACAGAGTCACCTGTCACGTCAAAAGAATAGGCGGAGCTTTTGGCGGGAAAGTGGTTAAAACGGCGACGCTGGCTTGTATTACCGCTGTGGCTGCGTGGAA GACCAATCGCGCGGTCCGCTGTGTCTTGGAGCGAGGAGAGGACATGTTAATCAGCGGAGCCCGTCACCCCGTCCTGGGAAAATACAAG GTGGGTTTCATGAATGATGGAAGGATCATGGCTGCAGACATGCAGTACTACACCAACGCTGGCAACACTGTGGATGAATCTCCTCTG GTGGTGGAGAAGATTCTGCTCCACATCGACAACGCCTACAACATCCCCAACCTGCGAGGCCGCGGCGCCGCCTGCCGGACCAACCTGCCCTCCAACACCGCCTTCAGGGGCTTCGGCGTGCCCCAGAGCATCATGGTCGTGGAGAACATGCTCAACGACGTTGCCATGGTGCTGGGACGCCCCGCAGACCAG ATCCGGGAGATCAACATGTACCAGGGTCCGTCCGTCACCCACTACGGGATGGAGTTCAGCCCGGAGAACCTGCGGCGCTGCTGGGACCAGTGTAAGGAAAAGAGCGACTACGCCGCGCGCCGCCGAGCCGCCGAGCGGTTCAACCAGGACAACCGCTGGAAGAAGAGAGGGACGGCCATCGTACCCATCAAGTACGGGATCGCATTCGCAGAGAGCTTCTTGAACCAG gCTGCAGCTCTGGTCCACGTCTACAAGGACGGCTCCGTTCTGGTCTCTCACGGCGGGACGGAGATGGGACAGGGGCTCCACACCAAAATGCAACAG GTGGCGAGTCGGGAGCTTGGTGTCCCCCCCTCTAAGATCTACATCAGCGAGACCAGCACCAACACGGTTCCCAACACCTGCCCGTCGGCCGCCTCCTACGGCACCGACGCCAACGGCATGGCGGTCCAG AACGCCTGCCAGACTCTGTACCAGCGACTGGAGCCAATCAGGCAGAAGAACCCCAAAGGATCATGGGAGAGTTGG GTCAAAGCAGCATTTTTTGACAAAATCAGTCTATCAGCAACTGGATTCTACAG AGGCCCGGACCTTTACATGGACTGGGACAAGATGGCGGGGCGGCCCTACGCGTACTTCACCTTCGGAGCATGTTTCTGCGAGGTGGAGCTGGACTGCCTCACAGGAGACTACAGG GCGGTGAGGACGGACATCATGATGGACATCGGTAGGAGTGTGAACCCCTCCATGGACATCGGCCAG ATTGAGGGAGCGTTCCTGCAGGGTTTGGGTCTCTACACTCTGGAGGAGTTGAAGTTTTCCCCCTCCGGGTTCCTGTACACTCGCGGCCCGTCTCAGTATAAGATCCCCGCGGTCTGCGACGTGCCGCTTCGCTTCAACGTCTATCTGCTGCCGGACTCCCACAACCCCCACGCCATCTACTCCTCAAAG GGTATTGGAGAACCCGCCCTCTTCCTGGGCAGTTCCGTGTTCTTCGCCATCAAAGACGCCGTGGCGGCAGCCCGCTCCGAGTCCGCTTTAGCGGGCCCGTTTCCCCTGGACAGCCCTGCGACACCAGAGAGGACCTGTCTGGCCTGTGCCTCCCCGTTCACTCAGAAG ATTCCAGTCAGCACACCGGGATCTTTCAAACCGTGGGCCTTAAACATCTAG